Sequence from the Clupea harengus chromosome 20, Ch_v2.0.2, whole genome shotgun sequence genome:
GATATTCTGGCATTTTGATTCGCATCTGAGTCCCTCGCCTTTACTGTAAAGATGGACAACCCGGGAGAGTTATTTTCCATTATatacactgaatacattttctGCTCGAAAATGGGTGCGTTGTCATTGACGTCAGACAGCGTTAGACGCAGAGTCTTGACAGTAGAGAGTGGGGATGATCCGGAGTCGACTGCAGTTACGGTGATATTGTACTCAGACAATGTTTCGCGGTCAAATAACGCGCCTGTGACTAGAGTATAATAGTTTGCTAGAGACGATTTGATATCGAAAGGAAGACCTCTGTCTATGGAGCATGTAACTTGACCATTGTTACCAGAATCAGCATCTTTGACGTTTATTATAGCTATTGTCGTCCCTATGGGAGAATCCTCGGACACAGGACTAGAAAAAGACATGACGTTCATAACTGGCGCATTATCATTAATATCTAAAACTtctataataaccttactagtGCCAGTGAATCCTCCATGGTCTTTTGCATCAACTCTTATTTCATACCGTTTGTTTTGTTCAAAGTCGATCGCTCCGACGACTGAAATTGTGCCCGTGGACTCGTCAATGCTAAATATTTCTTTTAAATCCTTCTTCAGATCACTAAACGAGTACACTATCAATCCATTAGAACCGGCATCAGCATCAGTTGCATTAACTGTCGTTACATAAGTACCTCTCGGTGCATTTTCCATCACAGTCGATTTATACACGGTCTGATTAAACACGGGGACATTGTCATTATTATCTAGTACTGTGATATCTATATTTACAGTGCCAGATCTCTGTGGATTTCCACCATCCACTGCTGTTAGCTTTAAAGAAAGGCGTGGattctcttctctgtctaaaGCTTTCTGAAGAACCATTTCTGCATATTTACTCCCATCTGGATTCGACTGatcttttaaaacaaaatgaGCATTTGGAGAAAGAACGTAATTCTGAAGAGCATTTATTCCGACGTCAGGATCATCGGCACTACCCAGCACAAAACGCGAGCCAAGAGTAGCTGCTTCGCTTATCTCAAAATTGATTTCAGTTTTCCGAAATACGGGTGCATTATCATTTATATCTAGGATTTCAACTGTGACCTGGTGTAGTTCCATTGGATTTTCTAGAATGATTTCAAAACTGAAGCTACATGGGGTGATTTCACCGCATAGCTGCTCTCGGTCTATCCTCTCGCTCACAACTAGAATCCCTTTGTCTGACTTCAGCTCTGTGTACTGTATGCTTTCTCCAGTGACGATACGGGCACGGCCCGATCGAAGCCTTTTCAAATCAAGTCCCAGGTCTTGAGCAACATTCCCAATAAGCGAACCAACCTTCATCTCCTCCGGAATAGAATAACGAATCTGTGCGCCAATAATATCACAAAAGCTCGCCAATAACAATATTACTTGCCAGTGCTTTCGAATAAAGATAGACCCGTCAATGTGTGAACGCCTACGTCCCTCCTTAGTGGCCATGGTAATCCTTAAGAAAATCCCACTGTATGTTTTACCAAAAAATAATGATGTCAAAAATCCACCATAAGTCCAAACAATCTCCGTCATACGAACAGTCCTTTAGAGACGCATAAAGAAACGAGGCTACCACACACTTCCCAGAGCGCAATGTTAGGGGAGGATCTACCGATTACTGACGGACCTCCTCTCGTACAAAATATATCTCATGATCAACAGCGGCACTCAGAGTCCAAAGTTAGACATTCCAGCTTTCAATGTACAATGAGGAAACCACGATTACACACTTGTTTCTATATAAATAAACGAGGTCGTAGTCGTTTCACTAATGATAAATAACACATAATGCATAGTCCATATTTTATAGAATAAAATGTAAGCTCATTGCATATAGACATGATATATAAAATAGCATGGCTATAGATTTAGGAGTTGATAAAATCGTGTTCCAGCAAACTTTCAGTAGAGCTGAAATATTTGGACTGATACTTAAGGTTATTTGCAATTTGAATTATTTTGAATCTAAAATATATTGTGAGTTATATCTACAGATGTGTGATTCATACACCCTCAGTGTATGTAATGTGGACCTTCAGCACCATGGCTAGCAACCTGAGTGGGTGTTAGACTGGAAAGATATAGCTGAAGTAAGTACATTTAGCTTTCTATGTCTAAGTCTATAAAGAATATTTATTGAAACGAATTGCGACTTGAAGTATTGCAACATTGGTGGGTGATGTCATCATTAAATACGCaggataaaaaaacacacaagaaaactGAAGTTCCCAAGTAAAGATATGAAGCTCACCTGATTGCCTGCATCATCCATGGTCAGTCTTTCCCTGTTGGCATGTGGGAGTGTATCTTTTCCACACGTGTCCAGGCTTATGATACTTTCACTACAAGGTCTGCCGTAATTCAGATCACTTTTCCTGGAGTCCATTGTTCTACACACCTCATAATTATAAACGTGCTGCAAAGTACCCGTGCCTCCGACGTCTGCGTAAAGTGGTGGGTAATACGGAATGACTGGGAGATTGCCGTTCGATTTATAGAACATCTGCTCACGTCTCCATCTGTAGCATTTCACTGACAGTATTGAAATGATGGacacaataaaaagaaaagacacgACGGCTAAAGCCAGGACTAAATAAAATGTGAGGTTCTCGTTGTACTCTTTGTCATGCGTCATGTCAGTGAACTCCGACAGTACTTCAGGAAAGCTGTCCGCCAAAGCCACGTTAACACTGACTGTAGCTGAGCGAGAGGGCTGTCCGTTGTCCTCGACTACAACAGTGAGCTTCTGCTTAACAGCATCTTTGTCAGTAATTTGACGGATAGTTCTTATTTCTCCATTCTGTGCGCCCACTTCAAACAACGCTCTCTCTGTTGCTTTCTGTAGTTTGTATGAGAGCCAGGCATTCTGTCCAGAGTCCACATCAACAGCCACCACCTTGGTGACGAGGTAGCCCATATCTGCTGAACGAGGCACAATTTCAGCCACGAGGGATCCACTAGTTTGTATCGGATACAGAATCTGAGGCGCATTGTCATTTTGATCCCGTATGATTAAGTAAAGAGTGGCATTACTACTTAGAGGAGGGGAGCCGCCGTCTTGTGCTTTCACAATAAAGCTGAGTTGCTTAATTTGCTCAAAGTCAAATGAACGCACTGCATGCAAAACCCCAGTTTCGGAATTTATAGATAAATAAGTAGATACCGAAGTTCCATCACTCTGCTTTTCATCTAAGTAATATGATATTCTGGCATTTTGATTCGCATCTGAGTCCCTCGACTTTACTGTAAAGATGGACAACCCGGGAGAGTTATTTTCCATTATatacactgaatacattttctGCTCGAAAATGGGTGCGTTGTCATTGACGTCAGACAGCGTTAGACGCAGAGTCTTGACAGTAGAGAGTGGGGATGATCCGGAATCAACTGCCGTTACGGTGATATTGTACTCAGACAATGTTTCGCGGTCAAATAACGCGCCTGTGACTAGAGTATAATAGTTTGCTAGAGACGATTTGATATCGAAAGGAAGACCTCTGTCTATGGAGCATGTAACTTGACCATTGTAAGCAGAATCAGCATCTTTGACGTTTATTATAGCTATTGTCGTCCCTATGGGAGAATCCTCGGACACAGGACTAGAAAAAGACATGACGTTCATAACTGGCGCATTATCATTAATATCTACAACTtctataataaccttactagtGCCAGTGAATCCTCCATGGTCTTTTGCTTCAACTCTTATTTCATACCGTTTATTTTGTTCAAAGTCAATCGCTCCGACGACAGAAATTGTGCCTGTGGACTCGTCAAtgctaaatattttttttaaatcctccttcAGATCACTAAACGAGTACACTATATACCCATTAGAACCGGCATCAGCATCAGTTGCATTTACTGTGGTCACATAAGTACCTCTCGGTGCATTTTCCTCCACAGTCGATTTATACACGGTCTGATTAAACACGGGGACATTGTCATTATTATCTAGTACGGTGACATCTATATTTACAGTGCCAGATCTCTCTGGATTTCCGCCATCCACTGCTATTAGTTTTAAAGAAAGGCGTGGATTATCTTCTCTGTCTAAAGCTTTCTGAAGAACCATTTCTGCATATTTACTCCCATCTGGATTCGACTGCtcttttaaaacaaaatgaGCATTTGGAGAAAGAACGTAATTCTGAAGAGCATTAAGTCCGACGTCGGGATCATCGGCACTACCCAGCACAAAACGCGAGCCAACCGTAGCTGCTTCACTTATCTCAAAATTGATTTCAGTTTTCCGAAATACGGGCGCATTATCATTTATATCTAGGATTTCAACTGTGACCTGGTGTAGTTCCATTGGATTTTCTAGAATGATTTCAAAACTGAAGCTACATGGGGTGATTTCACCGCATAGCTGCTCTCGGTCTATCCTCTCGCTCACAACTAGAATCCCTTTGTCTGACTTCAGCTCTGTGTACTGTATGCTTTCTCCAGTGACGATACGGGCACGGCCCGATCGAAGCCTTTTCAAATCAAGTCCCAGGTCTTGAGCAACATTCCCAATAAGCGAACCAACCTTCATCTCCTCCGGAATAGAATAACGAATCTGTGCGCCAATAATATCACAAAAGCTCGCCAATAACAATATTACTTGCCAGTGCTTTCGAATAAAGATAGACCCGTCAATGTGTGAACGCCTACGTCCCTCCTTAGTGGCCATGGTAATCCTTAAGAAAATCCCACTGTATGTTTTACCAAAAAATAATGATGTCAAAAATCCACCATAAGTCCAAACAATCTCCGTCATACGAACAGTCCTTTAGAGACGCATAAAGAAACGAGGCTACCTCACACTTCCCAGAGCGCAATGTTAGGGGAGGATCTACCGATTACTGACGGACCTCCTCTCGTACAAAATATATCTCATGATCAACAGCGGCACTCAGAGTCCAAAGTTAGACATTCCAGCTTTCAATGTACAATGAGGAAACCACGATTACACACTTGTTTCTACACACCACAGAATAGAAAATAAACGAGGTCGTAGTCGTTTCACTAATGATAAATAATACATAATGCATAGTCCATATTTTATAGAATAAAATGTAAGCTCATTGCATATAGACATGATATATAAAATAGCATGGCTATAGATTTAGGAGTTGATAAAATCGTGTTCCAGCAAACTTTCAGTAGAGCTGAAATATTTGGACTGATACTTAAGGTTATTTGCAATTTGAATTATTTTGAATCTAAAATATATTGTGAGTTATATCTACAGATGTGTGATTCATACACCCTCAGTGTATGTAATGTGGACCTTCAGCACCATGGCTAGCAACCTGAGTGGGTGTTAGACTGGAAAGATATAGCTGAAGTAAGTACATTTAGCTTTCTATGTCTAAGTCTATAAAGAATATTTATTGAAACAAATTGCGACTTGAAGTATTGCAACATTGGTGGGTGATGTCATCATTAAATACGCaggataaaaaaacacacaagaaaactGAAGTTCCCAAGTAAAGATATGAAGCTCACCTGATTGCCTGCATCATCCATGGTCAGTCTTTCCCTGTTGGCATGTGGGAGTGTATCTTTTCCACACGTGTCCAGGCTTATGATACTTTCACTACAAGGTCTGCCGTAATTCAGATCACTTTTCCTGGAGTCCATTGTCCTACACACCTCATAATTATAAACGTGCTGTAGAGTACCCGTGCCTCCGACGTCTGCGTAAAGTGGTGGGTAATACGGAATGACTGGGAGATTGCCGTTCGATTTATAGAACATCTGCTCACGTCTCCATCTGTAGCATTTCACTGACAGTATTGAAATGATGGacacaataaaaagaaaagacacgACGGCTAAAGCCAGGACTAAATAAAATGTGAGGTTCTCGTTGTACTCTTTGTCATGCGTCATGTCAGTGAACTCCGACAGTACTTCAGGAAAGCTGTCCGCCAAAGCCACGTTAACACTGACTGTAGCTGAGCGAGAGGGCTGTCCGTTGTCCTCGACTACAACAGTGAGCTTCTGCTTAAGAGCATCTTTGTCAGTAATTTGACGGATAGTTCTTATTTCTCCATTCTGTGCGCCCACTTCAAACAGCGCTCTCTCTGTTGCTTTCTGTAGT
This genomic interval carries:
- the LOC116225196 gene encoding protocadherin beta-16-like, with protein sequence MTEIVWTYGGFLTSLFFGKTYSGIFLRITMATKEGRRRSHIDGSIFIRKHWQVILLLASFCDIIGAQIRYSIPEEMKVGSLIGNVAQDLGLDLKRLRSGRARIVTGESIQYTELKSDKGILVVSERIDREQLCGEITPCSFSFEIILENPMELHQVTVEILDINDNAPVFRKTEINFEISEAATVGSRFVLGSADDPDVGLNALQNYVLSPNAHFVLKEQSNPDGSKYAEMVLQKALDREDNPRLSLKLIAVDGGNPERSGTVNIDVTVLDNNDNVPVFNQTVYKSTVEENAPRGTYVTTVNATDADAGSNGYIVYSFSDLKEDLKKIFSIDESTGTISVVGAIDFEQNKRYEIRVEAKDHGGFTGTSKVIIEVVDINDNAPVMNVMSFSSPVSEDSPIGTTIAIINVKDADSAYNGQVTCSIDRGLPFDIKSSLANYYTLVTGALFDRETLSEYNITVTAVDSGSSPLSTVKTLRLTLSDVNDNAPIFEQKMYSVYIMENNSPGLSIFTVKSRDSDANQNARISYYLDEKQSDGTSVSTYLSINSETGVLHAVRSFDFEQIKQLSFIVKAQDGGSPPLSSNATLYLIIRDQNDNAPQILYPIQTSGSLVAEIVPRSADMGYLVTKVVAVDVDSGQNAWLSYKLQKATERALFEVGAQNGEIRTIRQITDKDAVKQKLTVVVEDNGQPSRSATVSVNVALADSFPEVLSEFTDMTHDKEYNENLTFYLVLALAVVSFLFIVSIISILSVKCYRWRREQMFYKSNGNLPVIPYYPPLYADVGGTGTLQHVYNYEVCRTMDSRKSDLNYGRPCSESIISLDTCGKDTLPHANRERLTMDDAGNQVSFISLLGNFSFLVCFFILRI
- the LOC116225194 gene encoding protocadherin beta-16-like, with product MTEIVWTYGGFLTSLFFGKTYSGIFLRITMATKEGRRRSHIDGSIFIRKHWQVILLLASFCDIIGAQIRYSIPEEMKVGSLIGNVAQDLGLDLKRLRSGRARIVTGESIQYTELKSDKGILVVSERIDREQLCGEITPCSFSFEIILENPMELHQVTVEILDINDNAPVFRKTEINFEISEAATLGSRFVLGSADDPDVGINALQNYVLSPNAHFVLKDQSNPDGSKYAEMVLQKALDREENPRLSLKLTAVDGGNPQRSGTVNIDITVLDNNDNVPVFNQTVYKSTVMENAPRGTYVTTVNATDADAGSNGLIVYSFSDLKKDLKEIFSIDESTGTISVVGAIDFEQNKRYEIRVDAKDHGGFTGTSKVIIEVLDINDNAPVMNVMSFSSPVSEDSPIGTTIAIINVKDADSGNNGQVTCSIDRGLPFDIKSSLANYYTLVTGALFDRETLSEYNITVTAVDSGSSPLSTVKTLRLTLSDVNDNAPIFEQKMYSVYIMENNSPGLSIFTVKARDSDANQNARISYYLDEKQSDGTSVSTYLSINSETGVLHAVRSFDFEQIKQLSFIVKAQDGGSPPLSSNATLHLIIRDQNDNAPQILYPIQTSGSLVAEIVPRSADMGYLVTKVVAVDVDSGQNAWLSYKLQKATERALFEVGAQNGEIRTIRQITDKDAFKQKLTVVVEDNGQPSRSATVSVNVALADSFPEVLSEFTDMTHDKEYNENLTFYLVLALAVVSFLFIVSIISILSVKCYRWRREQMFYKSNGNLPVIPYYPPLYADVGGTGTLQHVYNYEVCRTMDSRKSDLNYGRPCSESIISLDTCGKDTLPHANRERLTMDDAGNQVSFISLLGNFSFLVCFLSFVFNDELHPPMLQYFKSQFVLINIVYRLYKTKCTYFSFNFPV